The following are encoded in a window of Acidobacteriota bacterium genomic DNA:
- a CDS encoding Na+:solute symporter — protein sequence MALTAIDWLLLGIALAAPIAVGIAYGRRAGRSLSEYFLSGRDLPWWLAGTSMVATTFAADTPLAVTGLVAASGVAGNWLWWNAALGSMLTVVFFARLWRRAGILTDVEFVELRYTGRAARALRAVRALYLGLAVNCLVIGWVNLALAKVLSVALGWERLTGVLVGLAATGGYAALAGLRGVVAADLVQFAIALIGAVGLAYYALAAPGVGGLDGLRAALPESTFRLWPAVGPMDGTPAGAAAMLALPLASFVAYLGVQWWASWYPGQEPGGGGYVAQRMMSARSERDAVLATLWFTVAHYCLRPWPWVLVALAALVLYPNLSDREAGYVLVLRDHLPSGWRGLLVGAFFAAYMSTVSTQLNWGTSYLVNDLYKRFVRPDADQTHLVRVSRLTTILVMAASGVITFGLESVRQAWEFVLESGAGVGLVLILRWYWWRVTALSELTALAAAAAGFAFVRFFTAVPFPDSLLYLVPWTTACWIAVTLATPPEPLAHLIRFYRRTRPAGPGWRRVASAAAEPAPAPLLPDLRRWGAGCAAVYLTLAATHSLLFGSVPGGALLLVGAAVSAAWLVRGLTRNGPAGD from the coding sequence ATGGCGCTGACGGCAATCGACTGGCTGCTGCTGGGCATCGCGCTCGCGGCCCCCATCGCCGTGGGTATCGCGTACGGCCGCCGGGCTGGACGCAGCCTCTCGGAGTACTTCCTGTCCGGCCGCGATCTGCCCTGGTGGCTGGCCGGAACGTCGATGGTGGCGACGACGTTCGCCGCGGACACGCCGCTCGCGGTCACCGGGCTCGTGGCGGCCAGCGGCGTCGCCGGCAACTGGCTCTGGTGGAACGCGGCGCTCGGCAGCATGCTCACCGTCGTCTTCTTCGCCCGGCTGTGGCGCCGCGCGGGCATCCTGACCGACGTCGAGTTCGTCGAGTTGCGCTACACGGGACGGGCCGCGCGCGCGCTGCGTGCGGTGCGCGCGCTGTACCTGGGACTGGCGGTCAACTGTCTCGTGATCGGCTGGGTCAATCTGGCTCTCGCCAAGGTGCTGTCGGTCGCGCTCGGCTGGGAGCGGCTGACCGGGGTGCTCGTCGGACTCGCGGCCACCGGGGGCTACGCCGCGCTGGCGGGCCTCCGGGGCGTCGTCGCGGCCGACCTCGTGCAGTTCGCCATCGCGTTGATCGGCGCCGTCGGGTTGGCGTACTACGCGCTCGCCGCGCCCGGAGTCGGCGGGTTGGACGGCCTGCGCGCCGCGCTTCCGGAATCCACCTTCCGATTGTGGCCGGCGGTGGGTCCGATGGACGGAACGCCGGCGGGCGCCGCCGCGATGCTGGCGCTGCCGCTCGCGTCGTTCGTCGCCTACCTCGGCGTCCAGTGGTGGGCGAGCTGGTATCCGGGGCAGGAGCCGGGCGGCGGCGGCTACGTCGCCCAGCGGATGATGTCGGCGCGCAGCGAGCGGGACGCGGTTCTGGCGACGCTCTGGTTCACGGTGGCGCACTACTGCCTGCGCCCCTGGCCGTGGGTGCTGGTCGCACTCGCCGCTCTGGTCCTCTATCCGAACCTCTCCGATCGCGAAGCGGGCTACGTCCTCGTCCTGCGCGACCACCTGCCGTCGGGCTGGCGAGGCCTCCTCGTCGGCGCGTTCTTCGCCGCCTACATGTCCACCGTATCCACGCAGCTCAACTGGGGCACGTCGTACCTGGTCAACGACCTGTACAAGCGGTTCGTGCGGCCGGACGCCGACCAGACGCATCTGGTGCGCGTCTCGCGCCTGACGACCATCCTGGTGATGGCGGCGAGCGGGGTGATTACCTTCGGACTCGAATCGGTCCGCCAGGCGTGGGAGTTCGTGCTCGAGTCCGGCGCCGGCGTCGGCCTGGTGCTGATCCTGCGCTGGTACTGGTGGCGGGTGACGGCGCTCTCGGAGCTGACGGCCCTGGCCGCGGCCGCCGCCGGTTTCGCCTTCGTGCGGTTCTTCACCGCCGTTCCGTTTCCCGACTCGCTGCTCTATCTCGTACCCTGGACGACGGCCTGCTGGATCGCCGTCACGCTGGCCACCCCGCCCGAGCCGCTGGCGCACCTGATCCGCTTCTACCGCCGCACGCGGCCCGCCGGTCCGGGCTGGCGCCGCGTGGCGTCCGCCGCGGCAGAGCCCGCGCCGGCGCCCCTGCTTCCCGATCTGCGCCGCTGGGGAGCCGGCTGCGCCGCCGTCTACCTGACGCTCGCCGCGACGCACAGCCTGTTGTTCGGCTCGGTTCCCGGCGGGGCGCTGCTG